GGCGACCAGCACGACCTGGCCCGCGGCCCGCTCGAACACCACCGCCCGCACACCGCGCCCGAGGTCGCCGGCCTGCCGACCGTGGCTCACCGCCCGGTGGACGTCACCGAGGACGCCCGCGGGCAGCACGGCGTTGAGCAGCAGGCCGCGGTAGTAGTCGGAGACAGCGGCGCCCAGGGTGAGCGGCAGCCCGAGGCGGCGGGCGATGACGCACCACCGCCAGGCGCTCGCCGCGGTGGTCAGCAGGCCGATGCCCAGGGCGGCGGCGACCGACCAGCCGGTCACCGAACGGAGACCGGCCACGAACGCGTCCGCGCCCAGGCGAACGGCCAGCGCCACCAGAATGCCGACCGCGCCCAGCAACCGCAGCCAGGGCCACACGCGGGTCACCGGGAGACCTCCGGCCGCTTCACCGCGGCACCGCCAGCAGGTCCGTGTGGTGCACCACGACCCGCGGCCCGCCGTCCAGCTTGCGCCGCAGGTAACCGGGCGCCTCGCCGGCCAACCGGGGCTCCTGCTCGACGGCCGCAGCCACCCACCCGCGCAGCCACTCGCCCGCCAGCGCCGCCTGGTCCGGGCCCAGCCGCCACGGGCTCGGGCTGGTCGTCACCGCCGCGCCCCGCCGTTCGAACGCCGCCACCGCGACCTGCGCCGCGTCCGGCCCGAGCAGCCGCCGACCGCCCACCACCCGCCGCTGGTGCGCGTTGAACGCGGCCTCGAACTCGGCGTCCACCGGCTCGGCCGGGTCGAACTCGACCCGCCCCGCCACCGACAGCGTGAGCAGCGCCGGACAACCCGCCCCGACGCACGCGGCGGCCAGCCCGTCCACCTCGTCCGCGGTCAGCAGGTCGAGCAGCGCGGACGCCGTGACCAGCGACGTCCCGGCCAGGTCGGCGGCGGTCAGCCCGGTCAGGTCGCCCTCCCGGGTCTCGATCGCGACCCCGGTCATGGTCGCCGCCGCGATGCTGAGCAGCCGGGGGTCGCGGTCGTGCAGCACCCAGCGCTGCCGTCCGCCCAACCGCCCGGAGAGCCACCGACCCATCGATCCCGTCCCACACCCGAGATCACGCACGACGAGGGGTGTCCGGTTCAGATCGATCTCGTCGAGCCGGTCCACCAGGTCGAGCGCGCGGGCCTCCGCGTCGGCCTTCTCGCGCAGTGACAGCCATTCCGGTGCGAAGGTGCTCATGGCCGAAGACTAGCCAGCGCCGCCGCCGTTTCGTCCCAAGTGGACAGTTCACGGCGACGGGACAGCGCGCGCCCGCGCAGGTCGCGCCGCCACCCGTCGTCGGTCAGCCACCGCCGCAGCGCCCGCGCGAACGCCGGCACGTCACCGGCGGGCAGCAGCAGCCCGCCGCCGCCGAGCGCGTCCGGCGCCGAACTCGCGATCACCGGCACGCCGCGCGCCAACGCCTCGGTCACGACCATGCCGTAGGTCTCGGCCCGCGACGCCAGCACGAACAGGTCGGCGGTCGCGTACGCGCGGTCCAGCGCCGCACCCGTCAGGGGCCCGACCAGCTCGATCCGGTCACGCAACCCACTGCGGTCGACCAACTCCTCCACCTGCGTCCGCGCCGGTGTTCGCACCGGGCCGACGAACGCGCACGTCCACGGCAGGTCGGCGACCTCGGCCAACGCCGCCAGCAGCACGTCGTGCCCCTTGCGCGGCGTCACCGAGGCGACGCACAGCAACCGGGACGCGCCGTCCGTGCCGGTGGCGAGCGGCGCCGGGTCGACGCCGGGCACGACGACGCGCACCTCCGGCAACCCGTGGCGGTCGGCCAGCTCCCGCGCCGCCCGCGGGCTCGTCGCCACGACCGCGCGCGCGGCGCGCAGGCACTCCCGCTCGGCGGCGTCCAGCCGGGCCGCGACGGCGGGCGGCAGGCCGGTCTCGTCGGCCAGCGGCAGGTGCACCAGCACGACCAGCCGCAGCCGACCGGCGTGCGGCACGACGACCTCGGGCACACCGCACGCCACCAGCCCGTCCAGCAGCACGACCGCGTCGTCGCCGATCCCCGCCAACGCCCGGCCCAGCTCCGCGCGGGCGCGCTCGTCCGGCCGCGGCCAGTCGCCGGGGACCACGACCTCGCGCACCGGCACGCCCGCCGAGCGCAGGCCGTCGACCACCCTGCGGTCGTAGACGTTGCCGCCGCTCGGCGACGCCGGGTCGTCCACCCCGCCGGGCAGGACGAAGTGGAGGGTCACAACGCGCGTTCGTAGCTCGCCCACGCCACGTGCGACTCGTGCAGCGTGACCTCGATGCCCGCCAACCCCCGCGCGCCTTCGCCCAAGGCGCCCGCGTGCACGTCGTCCGCGAGCCGGTCGGCGATGTGCTTGGCCAGGAACTCGGTCGACGTGTTGACCCCGGCGAACGCGGGCTCGTCGTCCAGGTTGCGGTAGTTCAGGTCGCCGAGGACGGCGCGCAGCCGCTCGGTCGCCAGTCCGATGTCGACCACGATGTTGTCGGCGTCCAGACCGTCCCGCTTGAACCGGGCGTCCACCACGAACGTCGCGCCGTGCAGGCGTTGCGCCGGGCCGAAGACCTCGCCGCGGAAGCTGTGGGCGACCATCACGTGGTCGCGAACGGTGATGCTGAACAGGGTGACCTCCGCCGAGTGCGCGAGTTACCGTGCAGGTCCGGCCGAGCGTAGTGAACTCCCGACCGGGTGTCGCGTGACGAGGGGGCAGGGTGCACGAGGAAGCCTTCAAGGACGAGGACGTGGCGGAGTCGGACCTGGTGACCCGTCGCGGCACGTTCCGGGCGGTGGCGTTCCGGGCGGACGGGCACGAGCACATGGCGCTGGTCCACGGTTCGGACCTGCGTGACGACGTGCTGGTGCGCGTGCACTCGGAGTGCATGACCGGTGACATCTTCGGCGCGATGCGCTGCGAGTGCGGCGACCAGCTGGACGCGGCGCTGGACCGGATCGTCGCCGAGGGCGGCGGCGTCCTGGTCTACCTGCGCGGCCACGAGGGGCGCGGCATCGGCCTGGTGGCCAAGGTGCGCACCCACGTGCTCCAGGACGAGCAGGGCCTGGACACGCTCGACTCGGCGACCACCCTCGGCCTGCCGGTCGACGTGCGCGACTACGCGCCGGCCGCCCGCGTCCTGAAGCACCTGGGCGTCACGTCGGTGCGGTTGCTGTCCAACAACCCGGACAAGGTCGAGGCGTTGGAGGACAACGGGATCGCGGTGACCGCCCGGGTCCCCCACCTGATGCCGCCGAACCCCCACAACATCGGCTACCTGACCGCCAAGCGCGACCGGCTCGGCCACGACCTGCCGCAGGTGGAGGTGTTCGCGGCGGAGTGACCCCGGGGGAAGACCCGTCGGAAGGCGGCCACCGGGGGCCGCTGCCCGCGCGCGGGGGTTGGGCCATTGGGGGTGGCGATTGGGTGAGACGGCGAAGTCGTGGCACTCTGAGGTCACACAGCCCGGATCCGGGCTGTTCGCCCGCGGTTCGCGGATCAGGCTGTCGAGCACCGGCCGGGGCGACACCGCTCTCCAGTCCCACCCCGCACCACGCGGTCCTCGCGGCATGACGTCCACACCACCGTGTGGCGTGCGTTGCCGTCCCGACTCACCCCCCACGGGAGCACGCCATCAGCATCTCCACCCCGCTGCCACCGGCCGTCGGCGCACCTCGCGCGCTCACCGACGTGTACGGCCCCGGCGTCGCCGTCTGCGCGCGCCCGGCCGCCGACACCACCGAGGACCGGCACCGGCACACCGTCGACGCGCTCTCCGCCCGGCCGATCGCCGTCGCCGGTGACACCCCGGTGATCTGCAGCGCGGGCGGCACGGACCCGGCGCTGCTGGCGCAGCTGCGGGACGGCGGCCTGCCCGTCGGCGACGACCTGCGCGAGTTCCGCGACGAAGCCGGGTTCGCCGCCCGCGTCACCGAGGCGATGGCCGACGGCCTGCTGCTGGCGATGGAGTACCCGCAGCCGACCGCGCTGTGCCCGGACGAGCGCGTGGTCAAGACCGCGCACCTCGTCGGCTACCTGAACAACAAGGCCACCATCAGCACGTTCGTCGCACCCCGCTTCCACGCCCGGCGCAGCGTCGTCACCCGCGACGACCTCGCCGACGCGACACCGGCGGAGAAGTCGTGGGTCCTCAAGGCCGCGACGAACGACGCCCACGGCGCCAGCCTCGACGTGTACCTGCACGAGGCGGGTGAACCGGTCGCGCTCCCGGCGTTCACCGACGTGCTCGGCGAGTTCGTGGTCGAGGAGTACCTGCGCCTCGCGCGCAACTGGGGCGTGCAGCTCTACGTCGGCCCGGACGCGGTGGCCCGCCTGCTCGCCGTCACCGAACAACGCGTCGACGTGACCGGCGTCTACGTCGGCGGGCTGTTCGGCCTGGTCGACCAGCCGCCGGCGGACCTGCTCGCGGAGTGCCTGGCGATCACCCAGCGCGCCGCCGACGTCGGCTACCGCGGCCTGTGCAGCCTGGACTGCGCCGAGACCCTGGACGGGCAGCTGGTCATGCTCGACCTGAACTTCCGGATCACCAGCGGCTCCATCCCGCTGCTCGCGCTGCGGTCCGTCCGGCCCGACGCGCTGGCCGGGCACGCCGAGTCCGTGAAGCTGACCGCCGCCGCCCCGCTGGCCGACCTGCTCACCGACCTGCGCACCGCGCTGGCCGCGGGCGGCGTGCTCGTCACGTCCGGCCACGACAGCACCCGCACCGACAGCCCGGTCGTGCTGAGCACCCTGCAACTCCTGGTCCACGGCGACGACCCGCACGACGTCACCGCCCGCCGCCACGCGCTGGAATCGCGGTTCCGCCGCTGACCGGCTTGGCGGGGACCCTCAGGTCGAAGCGCGCACGACCAGCTCGGTCGGCAGGATCGACGCCGCCGGCGGCTCGCCGCGGATCTGGTCCAGCAGCAGCCGGACCATCTCGCGGGTGATGCGCTGGAACGGTTGGCGCACGGTGGTCAGCGCCGGTCGGGTGGAGGTGGCGATGCTGGAGTCGTCGAACCCGCCCACCGCGACGTCCTCCGGCACGCGCCGGCCCGAGTCGTGCAGCACGTTCAGCGCGCCCGCCGCCATCAGGTCGGACGCCACGAACACCGCGTCCAGGTCCGGCGACCGCGCCAGCAGCGACGCCATCGCCGCCTCACCGCCCGCCCGGCTGTAGTCGCCGTGCGCGATCAGGTCCGCCGTGGCGCCCGCCCCCAGCACGTCCCGGTACCCGGCGAGCCGTTCGACACCGCCGGGGGTGTCCGGCGGACCGGTGATGGTGGCGATCCGCCGCCGACCGCGCGACCGCAGGTGCTCCACCATCAGCCGCGCGCCGGAGCGGTCGTCGGCCGCCGCGTACGCCACCTGGCCCTCGTGCCCGATCGGCTTGCCGCAGGCCACCACGGGGATGCCCGAGTCGCGCAGCTCCTCCAGCAGCGGGTTGCCGGTGTGCGACGACACCAGCAGCACGCCGTCCACGTGGCCCGCGGCGATGAACCGGCTGGTCCGCTTGCGCTCCACCTCGGTGCTGGCGGTCATCAGCAGCACGGGCACGTCCACCTCGGCCAGCTCCTGCGTGCAGCCCTGGAGCAGGATGCTGAAGTTCGGGTCCTCGAACAGCCGCTGCTGCGGCTCGGTGAGCACGAACGCCACCGAGTGCGCCCGCTGCGTCACCAGGCTCCGCGCGGCCGGGTTGGCGACGTAGCCGGTGGTCCGGACCGCCTTCAGCACGGCCTGCAGCGCGGCCGGGCTGACGTTGCGGCCGCCGTTGAGCGCGCGCGACACCGTGCCGCGCGACACGCCCGCGGCGGCGGCCACGTCGTGGATGGTCGGCCGGTTCCGCGCCGCCTTGCTGCGCTCGACGCTCATGGCTCCCTCATGCTTTCACCGCTCCGGAGAGCAAGTCGATGCGCCAGTATCGCTGCAACGTGAGGAACAGCGCGATCAGAGGCAGCACCGACACCAGGGAGCCGGTGACGACCAGCGTGTACAGCGCGGGCGTGGTGTTGCCCTGCTTGAGCATCGTGTACAGGCCCAGCGTGACCGGGAACTTCCCGTCGTCGCCGAGCATGATGTGGGGCAGCATGAAGTTGTTCCAGATGGACACGAACTGGAACAGGAACACGGTGACCAGGCCGGGGAGCATCATCGGCAGCGCGATGGAGCCCAGGATGCGCGCCTCGCCCGCGCCGTCCGTCCGGGCCGCCTCGACCACGTCCTCCGGCACGGACGCCGCCGCGTAGATCCGGGCCAGGTAGATGCCGTACGGGCTGATCACGCTCGGCAGCAGCACGGACAGGTAGGTGTCGGTCAGCCCGACCTCGGCCAGCAGCAGGTACTGCGGGATGGCCAGCACCACGGCGGGCACCAGCACGCCCGCGATCAACGCGTTGAAGATCAGCGCCCGGCCCCGGAACGCGTACTTGGCCAGCGCGTACCCGGTGACGCCGGACAGCGCCGCGGACAGCAGCGCGCCCACCCCCGCGTACAGGGCGGAGTTCGCCACCCACTGCCAGAACACGCCGTCGCGGTACGCGTGCAGCTCACCGAGGTTCGCCACCAGCGACGAGCCGAGCGAGAACGTCGACGTGGAGAACAGCTCGCCGCTGCTCTTCGTCGCCGCGACCAGCACCCACGCCACCGGGAACAGGCAGTAAGCCGCGCCCAGCAGCAGCACGAACGTCGGGAACGGGCCCAGCGGCGACCTCCTCACCGCTCACCCCCGAACGCCCGCGACCGCGTCACCCGCAGCAGGCCGAACGAGATCGCGAACATCACCAGGGCGATCAGCACCGACGTGGCGGCGGCGGAGTAGAGGTCGCCGCGGCCGAACGCGTCCTGGTAGACCTTCATCAACGGCGTCCAGGTGAGCGAGAGCGAATTGGTCAGCGGCGCCAGCGTGGTCGGCTCGGCGAACACCTGGAGCGTCGCGATGACCGAGAACAGCGACGTCAGCACGAGGGCGGGCGCCAGCAGCGGGATCTTGACCCGCACCGCGACCTGCCACGGCGTGCAGCCGTCGATGCGGGCCGCCTCGTACAGGTCGCGCGGGATGGACCGCAGCGCGGTGTGGAGGACGACCATGTTGTAGCCGACGCCGCCCCACACCGCGATGTTGGCCAGCGCGAAGTAGATCCCGGTCGGCGACAGCAGGTCGACGCCGGGCAGCGACAGCCGCTCCAGCACCTGGTTGAGCGGGCTGGTGCCGGGCAGGTACAGGAACCCCCACAGCAGCGACGCGATGACGCCGGGGATCGCGTACGGCAGGAAGATGGCGATCCGGCCGAACCCGCGGGCCCGCACCCGGTCCTCGTCCAGCAGCAGCGCGAACACCAGCGCCAGCCCGAGCATCGTCGGCACCAGGATCGCGCCGTAGCCGAGCACCCGCAACGCGCCCGCGCCCAGCTCGGAGTCGGTGAGCGCGCGCCAGTAGTTGTCCAGCCCCACGAACACCTCGGTGCGGCTGCCCCTGCCCAGCCCCAGGCCCTCGACCTCGGTCCGGAACAGGCTCAGGTGGACGGTGTAGCCGATGGGCAGCGCGAACACCAGCAGGAACAGCACCACCGCCGGCGCGACGAAGGCGTACGGCGCCAGCCTCGGCGCCGCACCTCCCCGCCGGCGCGCGCGTGTCGACGCCACGGGCTCAGCCGCCGACCGTGAAGCCGTTGGCCTTCATGTCGTCCACGGTGGCGGCCTGCACCTTCGCCAACGCGGGCGCCAGGTCCGCACCGCCGCTGATCGCCTCGCCCATCGCGTTCTTGTACGCGGTGTAGGTGACGTTCACGTTCGGCCCCCAGGTGAAGCCCGAGGACGTGGCGGCGATGGCCGCGGCCCGCGCGTAGAAGTCCGGCTGGTTCGGGAAGAACGCGGGCGGCCGGGACTGCGCCTCCTGCGCCGAGGTCGCCGCCGGGTAGATGCCGCTGACGGTGACCAGCGCCTCCACGGCGGCCGGGTCGGTGTTCAACCAGACCGCGAACTCGGTCGCCGCCTTCTGCTTCTTCGACCCCGCGGTCACCGCCGTGGTGGAGCCGCCCCAGCTGCCGGTGCGCGGCGCGGCGGCGTCCCACTGCGGCATCGGGGCCATGGCCCACTTGCCCAGCGTGCTCTCCGCGTTGCCCTTGAGCACGCCCGGCGCCCACACGGCGCTGAGCCAGCCGACCTGCGTGCCGTCGTTGAGCGCCTTGTTCCACTCCGGCGTGTACATCGGGGACTTGTCGACCGCGCCCTCGGCGATCAGGCCGCTCCAGTACTGCGCGACCTTCCTGGTGGCGGCGTCGTCCACGGAGACCTCCCAGGTGTCGCCGTCGACCGACCACCACGACCCGCCCGCCTGCTGCACGAGGCCCGCGAACCAGCCGGGGTCGTTGGCCGAGAACGTGCCGAGGAACTTGTCCGGCGCCTTGGCCCGCAGGTCACGGGCGGTTCGCGCGTACTCGTCCCAGGTCGTCGGCACCCGCAGGCCGTACTGCTCGAACAGGTCGGCGCGGTAGTAGAACATCATCGGCCCGGAGTCCTGGGGCACGGCGTAGACGCCGCTGCCGCCGAGGGTGACCTGGTCCCAGATCCCCGGCGCGAACTCGTCCTCGGCGGCTGCCGCGCCCTCGGAGATGTCGGCCAGCACGTCGTTGCTGACCAGGGTCGGCAGCGACTGGAACTCCACCTGCGCGAGGTCCGGCGGGTTGCCGCCCTTCGCGCTGGTCAGCAGCTTGGTGACCAGGTCGTCGCCCTGGGCCTGCTTGCTCACCACGACCTTGGCGTCCGGGTGGGTCGCGTTCCACCTGTCGACGACCTTGTCGATGTCGGGCGCCCACGCCCAGAAGGACAGTTCGACCGGGCCGTCGACTTGCTCGGCGCCGCCGCCGCAGCCGGCGAGCAGGACCAGGCCGAGGCCGAGTGCCACGGCCTTCTTCGCGATGTCGAGTCGCATGAGGTCTCCGGGGGTTCCGCGTCGCTGACGCCGCTGCCAGCGAGAACCACGCTGTGAACGTGCACAGTAGTTGGCTGTTCATCTCGCCTGTCAACCTCTTGACACCCGGTCTTATCTGGGCCGTAACCTGCGAAGTGACCGTGCACGTTCACAGCCACTGGAGTGTTCATGACGTTCGTGGTGCCCAGCCGAGCCGACGGCCAGGCCGCGCCGGACCCCTTCGCACCACGGATGCCGGTCGGCGTGGACGGGCTCGTCTACGGCGGGGACTACAACCCCGAGCAGTGGCCCGAAGAGGTCTGGGCCGAGGACGTCGAGCTGATGCGGCAGGCCGGGGTGAACCTGGTCAGCGTCGCGATCCACGCGTGGGCGCTGCTGGAGCCGCGGCCCGGTGAGCACGACTTCGGCTGGCTGGACCGGCTGCTCGACCTGCTGCGCGGCGCGGGCATCGCGGTCAACCTGGCCACGCCCACCGTCGTGCCGCCCGCGTGGCTCTACCGCGCGCACCCGGAGATCCGACCGGTCACCCGGGACGGCGTCGAGCTGGAACGCGGGTCGCGGGCGACGTTCTGCCCCAGCGCGCCCGCCTACCGCCGGGCCGCCACCGCCATCACCCGGCAGCTCGGCGCGCGGTACGGCGACCACCCGGCCGTCGCGCTGTGGCACGTGCACAACGAGTACGGCGCACCGGTCGGCGCGTGCTACTGCCCGCGGTCGGCCGAGGCGTTCCGGCGCTGGTTGCGGGCCCGGCACGGCGACCTGGCCGCGCTCAACGAGGCGTGGGGCACCAGCTTCTGGGGCCAGCGCTACGGCGAGTGGGCCGAGGTCGAGCCGCCGCGCCGGTCGGGCACCACCGGCAACCCGGCGCACGAGCTGGACTTCGCCCGGTTCTGCTCGGACGAGCTGCTGGCCTGCTACACCGCCGAGCGGGACGTCCTGCGGCAGCACTCGACCGCGCCCGTCACCACGAACTTCATGACCACCAACTGCAAGTCGATCGACTACTGGCGGTGGGGCCGCGAGGTCGACGTGGTGGCCAACGACCACTACCTGACCGCCGAGGCGAGGCGCAACCACGTCGACCTGGCCATGTCGGCGGACCTGACCCGCGCGGTGGCGGGCGGGCGGCCGTGGATGCTGATGGAGCACTCCACCGGCGCGGTGAACTGGCAGCCGCGCAACCTGGCCAAGCGGCCGGGCGAGATGCGCCGCAACAGCCTGGCCCACGTGGCCCGCGGCGCGGACGCGGTGATGTTCTTCCAGTGGCGCGCGTCCCGGTTCGGCGCCGAGAAGTTCCACTCGGCGATGCTGCCGCACTCCGGCACGCGCAGCCGGCTGTGGCGGGAGGTCGTCCGGCTGGGCGACGAGCTGGGCGCGCTGCGCGAGGTGCGCGGCAGCGCGGTGCGGTCCGACGTCGCGGTGCTGTGGGACTGGGAGTCGTGGTGGGCGCTGGAGCTGGACTGGCGGCCGTCGGTGGACCTGTCCTACCGGGAGCGCGTCGGCGCGTTCTACGAGCAGTTGTGGGACGCCAAGCTGACCGTCGACTTCGTCGCGCCCGAGGCGGACCTGAGCGGCTACCGGCTCGTCGTCGTGCCGTCGCTGTACCTGACGACGACGGCCGCCGCACGGGTGCTGCACGACTACGTGGTCGGTGGCGGCACGCTCGTCGTCTCGTACTTCTCCGGCATCGTGGACGCCAACGACGCCGTGCACCCCGGTGGGCACCCCGGCGCGCTGCGCGACGTGCTCGGCCTGGAGGTCGAGGAGTTCCTGCCGCTGCGCCGGGGCGAGGAGGTCGCGCTGGGCGGCGGGCTGCGCGGCGACGTGTGGGCCGAGCACGTCCGGCCGGCCGGCGCGGAGAGCGTGCTCGACTACGTCGACGGCCCGGCGGCGGGCGGTCCGGCGGTGACCAGGCACCGGCTCGGCGCGGGCAGCGCCTGGTACGTCTCGACCCGGCTGCGCGGCGCGGACCTCGACGCGGTGCTGCGCGAGGTCTACCCGGCCGCGGGCGTCGAACCGCGCGACGACGTGCCGCGCGACGTGGAGGTGGTGCGCCGCCACGGGGACGGCGCCGACTACCTGTTCGTGCTCAACCACACCGACGCCGAGGTGCGCCTGGCCGCGTCCGGCGCCGAACTGCTCACCGGGCGGCACTGCGCGTCCGAGCTGCGCGTGCCCGCGGGCGGCGTGGCCGTGCTCAGGGAAGTTCTCAACGAGGAGGACGAATGACAGGCAGGAAACTGCTCGCGGCCGCGGCGGTCTTGGCCGTCGCCGCTGTCGGGGCGCCGGCGGCCCGAGCCGCGTCCACCATCACCAACGGCGGCTTCGAGTCCGGCACGACCGGCTGGACGACGAGCGGCACGACCGCCGCGTCGTTCACCGAGGCGGGCGGGCGGTCAGGCAGGCGGCTGTCGCACTGGTCGTCGTCGGCGTACCGGGTCGAGACCAGCCAGGTCCTCACCGGCCTGGGCAGCGGCCGGTTCACCGCGCGGGTCTGGGTCCGCTCCGGCGGCGGGCAGGTCCAGTCCTACGTCGCGCTGCGCGGGTGCGGCGGCGCGGAGCAGCGCACGCACGTGCCGGTGAGCGCGGGCGAGCTGTGGGTCCAGGTCGCGGTCACCGCGGCGGTGAGCGGCGGCCGGTGCACGGTCGTGCTGTCGTCCGACGCGCGGGCGGGCAACTGGGTCAACTTCGACGACGTGCAGTTCGCCGCCGGGCAGACGGCGCTGCCCATCCGCGGCGGTGACGTGTCGACGTTGAAGAGGGCCGAGGACGTGGGCGCCGTGTACCGCACGGCGGCCGGGCAGCAGCAGGAGGCGCTGCAGATCCTCAAGGCGAACGGGATGAACCTGGCCCGGTTGAAGGTGTGGGTGAACCCGGCCGACGGCTACAACGACAAGGCCAAGGTCCTGGCCATGGCGAAGCAGGTCAAGGCGCAGGGCCTGCAGCTGCTGGTCGACTTCCACTACTCCGACACGTGGGCCGACCCGGGCAGGCAGAACAAGCCGGCGGCGTGGGCGTCGTACGACTTCCAGCGGCTGACGCAGGCCGTCTACGACCACACCTATGACGTGCTCGACGCCCTCAAGGCGCAGGGCACCACGGCGGACATGGCGCAGGTCGGCAACGAGATCAACGGCGGCATGCTGTGGCCGGACGGCTCCACGGACAACTGGGACCGGCTCGCCGCCCTGCTCAAGAGCGGCGCCAACGCCGTGAAGGCGGTCTCGTCGTCCACCAGGGTGGTGCTGCACGTCGCCAAGGGCACCGACACCGGCGCCGTGCGGTGGTGGTACGACTCGGCGGTCGCGCGCGGCGTGCCGTTCGACGTCATCGGCCTGTCGTACTACGGCTACTGGCACGGCACGCTCGGCGAGCTGCAGCGGACCATGTTCGAGGCGGCGCCC
This genomic window from Saccharothrix sp. HUAS TT1 contains:
- a CDS encoding ABC transporter substrate-binding protein — encoded protein: MRLDIAKKAVALGLGLVLLAGCGGGAEQVDGPVELSFWAWAPDIDKVVDRWNATHPDAKVVVSKQAQGDDLVTKLLTSAKGGNPPDLAQVEFQSLPTLVSNDVLADISEGAAAAEDEFAPGIWDQVTLGGSGVYAVPQDSGPMMFYYRADLFEQYGLRVPTTWDEYARTARDLRAKAPDKFLGTFSANDPGWFAGLVQQAGGSWWSVDGDTWEVSVDDAATRKVAQYWSGLIAEGAVDKSPMYTPEWNKALNDGTQVGWLSAVWAPGVLKGNAESTLGKWAMAPMPQWDAAAPRTGSWGGSTTAVTAGSKKQKAATEFAVWLNTDPAAVEALVTVSGIYPAATSAQEAQSRPPAFFPNQPDFYARAAAIAATSSGFTWGPNVNVTYTAYKNAMGEAISGGADLAPALAKVQAATVDDMKANGFTVGG
- a CDS encoding LacI family DNA-binding transcriptional regulator, whose amino-acid sequence is MSVERSKAARNRPTIHDVAAAAGVSRGTVSRALNGGRNVSPAALQAVLKAVRTTGYVANPAARSLVTQRAHSVAFVLTEPQQRLFEDPNFSILLQGCTQELAEVDVPVLLMTASTEVERKRTSRFIAAGHVDGVLLVSSHTGNPLLEELRDSGIPVVACGKPIGHEGQVAYAAADDRSGARLMVEHLRSRGRRRIATITGPPDTPGGVERLAGYRDVLGAGATADLIAHGDYSRAGGEAAMASLLARSPDLDAVFVASDLMAAGALNVLHDSGRRVPEDVAVGGFDDSSIATSTRPALTTVRQPFQRITREMVRLLLDQIRGEPPAASILPTELVVRAST
- a CDS encoding glycosyltransferase family 4 protein, with translation MTLHFVLPGGVDDPASPSGGNVYDRRVVDGLRSAGVPVREVVVPGDWPRPDERARAELGRALAGIGDDAVVLLDGLVACGVPEVVVPHAGRLRLVVLVHLPLADETGLPPAVAARLDAAERECLRAARAVVATSPRAARELADRHGLPEVRVVVPGVDPAPLATGTDGASRLLCVASVTPRKGHDVLLAALAEVADLPWTCAFVGPVRTPARTQVEELVDRSGLRDRIELVGPLTGAALDRAYATADLFVLASRAETYGMVVTEALARGVPVIASSAPDALGGGGLLLPAGDVPAFARALRRWLTDDGWRRDLRGRALSRRRELSTWDETAAALASLRP
- a CDS encoding carbohydrate ABC transporter permease, with protein sequence MRRSPLGPFPTFVLLLGAAYCLFPVAWVLVAATKSSGELFSTSTFSLGSSLVANLGELHAYRDGVFWQWVANSALYAGVGALLSAALSGVTGYALAKYAFRGRALIFNALIAGVLVPAVVLAIPQYLLLAEVGLTDTYLSVLLPSVISPYGIYLARIYAAASVPEDVVEAARTDGAGEARILGSIALPMMLPGLVTVFLFQFVSIWNNFMLPHIMLGDDGKFPVTLGLYTMLKQGNTTPALYTLVVTGSLVSVLPLIALFLTLQRYWRIDLLSGAVKA
- a CDS encoding GTP cyclohydrolase II is translated as MHEEAFKDEDVAESDLVTRRGTFRAVAFRADGHEHMALVHGSDLRDDVLVRVHSECMTGDIFGAMRCECGDQLDAALDRIVAEGGGVLVYLRGHEGRGIGLVAKVRTHVLQDEQGLDTLDSATTLGLPVDVRDYAPAARVLKHLGVTSVRLLSNNPDKVEALEDNGIAVTARVPHLMPPNPHNIGYLTAKRDRLGHDLPQVEVFAAE
- a CDS encoding class I SAM-dependent methyltransferase, which gives rise to MSTFAPEWLSLREKADAEARALDLVDRLDEIDLNRTPLVVRDLGCGTGSMGRWLSGRLGGRQRWVLHDRDPRLLSIAAATMTGVAIETREGDLTGLTAADLAGTSLVTASALLDLLTADEVDGLAAACVGAGCPALLTLSVAGRVEFDPAEPVDAEFEAAFNAHQRRVVGGRRLLGPDAAQVAVAAFERRGAAVTTSPSPWRLGPDQAALAGEWLRGWVAAAVEQEPRLAGEAPGYLRRKLDGGPRVVVHHTDLLAVPR
- a CDS encoding carbohydrate ABC transporter permease, producing the protein MASTRARRRGGAAPRLAPYAFVAPAVVLFLLVFALPIGYTVHLSLFRTEVEGLGLGRGSRTEVFVGLDNYWRALTDSELGAGALRVLGYGAILVPTMLGLALVFALLLDEDRVRARGFGRIAIFLPYAIPGVIASLLWGFLYLPGTSPLNQVLERLSLPGVDLLSPTGIYFALANIAVWGGVGYNMVVLHTALRSIPRDLYEAARIDGCTPWQVAVRVKIPLLAPALVLTSLFSVIATLQVFAEPTTLAPLTNSLSLTWTPLMKVYQDAFGRGDLYSAAATSVLIALVMFAISFGLLRVTRSRAFGGER
- a CDS encoding 6-pyruvoyl tetrahydropterin synthase family protein, which encodes MFSITVRDHVMVAHSFRGEVFGPAQRLHGATFVVDARFKRDGLDADNIVVDIGLATERLRAVLGDLNYRNLDDEPAFAGVNTSTEFLAKHIADRLADDVHAGALGEGARGLAGIEVTLHESHVAWASYERAL
- a CDS encoding beta-galactosidase; this translates as MTFVVPSRADGQAAPDPFAPRMPVGVDGLVYGGDYNPEQWPEEVWAEDVELMRQAGVNLVSVAIHAWALLEPRPGEHDFGWLDRLLDLLRGAGIAVNLATPTVVPPAWLYRAHPEIRPVTRDGVELERGSRATFCPSAPAYRRAATAITRQLGARYGDHPAVALWHVHNEYGAPVGACYCPRSAEAFRRWLRARHGDLAALNEAWGTSFWGQRYGEWAEVEPPRRSGTTGNPAHELDFARFCSDELLACYTAERDVLRQHSTAPVTTNFMTTNCKSIDYWRWGREVDVVANDHYLTAEARRNHVDLAMSADLTRAVAGGRPWMLMEHSTGAVNWQPRNLAKRPGEMRRNSLAHVARGADAVMFFQWRASRFGAEKFHSAMLPHSGTRSRLWREVVRLGDELGALREVRGSAVRSDVAVLWDWESWWALELDWRPSVDLSYRERVGAFYEQLWDAKLTVDFVAPEADLSGYRLVVVPSLYLTTTAAARVLHDYVVGGGTLVVSYFSGIVDANDAVHPGGHPGALRDVLGLEVEEFLPLRRGEEVALGGGLRGDVWAEHVRPAGAESVLDYVDGPAAGGPAVTRHRLGAGSAWYVSTRLRGADLDAVLREVYPAAGVEPRDDVPRDVEVVRRHGDGADYLFVLNHTDAEVRLAASGAELLTGRHCASELRVPAGGVAVLREVLNEEDE